The proteins below come from a single Archangium lipolyticum genomic window:
- a CDS encoding FMN-binding protein, with amino-acid sequence MSVVRGWPVKHFSLALAVWLWMGASLPAEAAATYFTTPQVLKEFFPKSQRVSFRKVKPGPAELAALQGRLGYKPAKPEYVIFVATTGEHVDGYAIIDEELGQHEQITFAVKLSPEGVVERHEVMVYREKYGEEITDARFRRQFQGKTAKDAVRAGEDIDVVTGATISSRSMAVGVRRALILLDELILKKPGAVSKG; translated from the coding sequence ATGAGCGTGGTAAGGGGATGGCCCGTGAAGCACTTCTCGTTGGCGCTGGCGGTGTGGTTGTGGATGGGGGCATCGCTGCCCGCGGAGGCAGCGGCCACGTACTTCACCACGCCGCAGGTGCTCAAGGAGTTCTTCCCCAAGAGCCAGCGGGTCTCCTTCCGCAAGGTGAAGCCGGGCCCGGCCGAGCTGGCCGCGTTGCAGGGGCGGCTCGGGTACAAGCCGGCGAAGCCCGAGTACGTCATCTTCGTGGCCACCACGGGGGAGCACGTGGACGGCTACGCGATCATTGACGAGGAGCTCGGGCAGCACGAGCAGATCACCTTCGCGGTGAAGCTGTCGCCCGAGGGCGTGGTCGAGCGGCACGAGGTGATGGTGTACCGGGAGAAGTACGGTGAGGAGATCACCGACGCGCGCTTCCGGCGCCAGTTCCAGGGGAAGACGGCGAAGGACGCGGTGCGGGCGGGGGAGGACATCGACGTGGTGACGGGGGCGACCATCTCGTCGAGGTCGATGGCGGTGGGCGTGCGCCGCGCGCTCATCCTGTTGGACGAGCTCATCCTCAAGAAGCCCGGCGCTGTGTCGAAGGGATAG
- a CDS encoding cupredoxin domain-containing protein, whose product MRARLILAFALCLAACKGPVPEDFRPVQESAKGNPRVSVSLNRITAGLYRAIAPACIGQQYTLRTATGEPMDIQPAGGLSILPGQVVEFRNYQPEVPTNVTSLSAPAALFSPNLVKPYNVRTEGKETYSYWRYAFPTPGAYEYFDTNMGEPGRKVVDSYYGTVTYVGESNAPKAVVCVDPPNCVASAECLAGTQPEGTVCCTCLGVCCEKDIHCATGRTCLRGRCVSSETGQ is encoded by the coding sequence ATGCGCGCTCGTCTCATCCTCGCCTTCGCGCTCTGCCTCGCCGCCTGCAAGGGCCCCGTCCCCGAGGACTTCCGGCCCGTTCAGGAGTCGGCGAAGGGAAACCCTCGCGTCTCCGTGTCCCTCAACCGCATCACCGCCGGCCTCTACCGCGCCATCGCGCCCGCGTGCATCGGGCAGCAGTACACCCTGCGCACGGCAACGGGAGAGCCCATGGACATCCAGCCGGCGGGAGGCCTGTCCATCCTGCCGGGGCAGGTCGTCGAGTTCCGCAACTACCAGCCCGAGGTGCCCACCAACGTCACGTCGCTGTCGGCGCCCGCGGCGCTCTTCAGCCCCAACCTGGTGAAGCCCTACAACGTCCGCACCGAGGGCAAGGAGACGTACTCCTACTGGCGCTACGCGTTCCCCACGCCGGGAGCCTACGAGTACTTCGACACCAACATGGGCGAGCCGGGCCGCAAGGTGGTGGACTCCTACTACGGCACGGTCACGTACGTCGGCGAGTCGAATGCGCCCAAGGCGGTGGTGTGCGTGGATCCACCCAACTGTGTCGCGTCCGCCGAGTGCCTGGCCGGCACCCAGCCCGAGGGCACCGTGTGCTGCACCTGCCTGGGCGTGTGCTGCGAGAAGGACATCCACTGCGCCACGGGCAGGACGTGTCTGCGCGGCCGCTGCGTGAGCTCCGAGACCGGCCAGTGA
- a CDS encoding FAD:protein FMN transferase, with the protein MMLSALLVVLAAAPAPRVRTETRPMMGTTVTVTLVGGTAEKAREGFDAAFSAFERVNQVMNEWRPDSELSAVNRKAGDGEFVTVPEDLCAALRHGVQGSEQTGGLFDPTWAALRGMWRFGTDLTPALPDPAELKKRCELISYKDLEFAPVGDGGDTGCAVRLKRAGMQLGLGGLAKGWGVDQAVKKLRGLGFNDFFVQAGGDFYAAGKKAGRPWKVGIRDPRGERDSVFAVLEVSDAAFSTSGDYENFFVLDGKRYHHIIDPRTCYPANASRSATILAPNAVDAEVLTKSVFILGGQEGLALAEKFGASAVVVTAENQVLVSPRLEKKLKQPRPMTP; encoded by the coding sequence ATGATGCTGAGTGCCCTGCTGGTGGTTCTGGCCGCCGCACCCGCGCCGAGGGTCCGCACCGAGACGCGCCCGATGATGGGGACGACGGTGACAGTGACGCTGGTGGGAGGCACGGCGGAGAAGGCGCGCGAGGGTTTCGACGCGGCGTTCTCGGCCTTCGAACGCGTCAACCAGGTGATGAACGAGTGGCGCCCGGACAGCGAGCTGTCGGCGGTGAACCGCAAGGCGGGAGACGGGGAGTTCGTGACGGTTCCCGAGGATCTGTGCGCGGCGCTGCGGCACGGAGTGCAGGGATCGGAGCAAACGGGCGGGCTGTTCGATCCCACGTGGGCAGCGCTGCGGGGGATGTGGCGCTTCGGGACGGACCTGACCCCCGCCCTACCGGACCCGGCCGAGCTGAAGAAGCGATGCGAGCTCATCTCGTACAAGGACCTGGAGTTCGCACCGGTGGGGGACGGAGGCGATACAGGGTGCGCGGTGCGGCTGAAGCGCGCGGGGATGCAGCTCGGGCTGGGAGGGCTGGCGAAGGGCTGGGGCGTGGACCAGGCGGTGAAGAAGCTACGAGGGCTCGGGTTCAACGACTTCTTCGTGCAGGCCGGGGGTGACTTCTACGCGGCGGGGAAGAAGGCGGGCCGGCCGTGGAAGGTGGGCATCCGGGATCCGCGTGGAGAGCGGGACAGCGTCTTCGCGGTGCTCGAGGTCTCCGACGCGGCGTTCTCGACGAGCGGCGACTACGAGAACTTCTTCGTCCTGGATGGGAAGCGCTACCACCACATCATCGATCCACGGACGTGCTACCCGGCGAACGCCTCGCGTTCAGCGACGATCCTCGCGCCGAACGCGGTGGATGCGGAGGTGCTGACGAAGTCCGTGTTCATCCTCGGAGGCCAGGAGGGACTGGCGCTCGCGGAGAAGTTCGGCGCCTCCGCCGTGGTGGTGACGGCGGAAAACCAGGTATTGGTGTCGCCCAGGCTGGAGAAGAAACTGAAACAACCAAGGCCCATGACACCGTGA
- a CDS encoding HEAT repeat domain-containing protein: protein MDMKQLRDELVDACAWGEEERARALVSRIGEQPRRARTLLDSMLKDPDARVRQAAAFGLGVLGGAASARRLEQQLAIEEARSDYDGESVVEAIVSALGRIEETSVRAPLVRRLERLAEDTPEPGDVFPVVHALWKRRHPELLPVVRRSLEKLIPARYKSLQGLLVLLEKTPEELRTWAIDPSIPVEHKTGVINVLEEELPAEQLSTLPSFISAARTLLANAAGQRDERDPVAYYCECLASLLLRHKEQVLPALPEETRSELRDLARKLIVVTAPNSSLRAAVLLQLIGQPEDAALIEAHRPAEPTLAKVFDDAVRALRHPRKE, encoded by the coding sequence ATGGACATGAAGCAGTTGCGAGACGAACTGGTAGACGCATGCGCCTGGGGAGAGGAGGAGCGAGCGCGCGCACTGGTTTCAAGAATTGGTGAGCAGCCCCGTCGGGCAAGGACCTTGCTGGATTCCATGCTGAAGGACCCTGATGCTCGAGTACGTCAGGCAGCAGCCTTCGGTCTGGGTGTGCTTGGCGGAGCGGCCAGTGCCAGGCGCCTGGAGCAGCAACTCGCCATCGAGGAGGCCCGGAGTGATTACGACGGAGAGTCCGTGGTAGAGGCCATCGTCAGCGCACTGGGTCGTATCGAGGAGACGAGCGTACGAGCCCCCCTGGTGCGCAGGCTGGAGAGATTGGCCGAGGATACGCCAGAGCCTGGGGATGTGTTTCCGGTGGTGCACGCTCTTTGGAAGCGACGCCACCCGGAGCTGTTGCCTGTCGTTCGGCGGAGCCTGGAGAAGTTGATCCCGGCTCGCTACAAGAGCCTGCAGGGCCTGCTCGTGCTCCTGGAGAAGACGCCTGAAGAGCTTCGCACCTGGGCTATCGACCCTTCCATTCCCGTGGAGCACAAGACGGGCGTCATCAACGTGCTCGAAGAGGAACTGCCAGCAGAACAGCTCTCGACCCTCCCCTCGTTCATCTCCGCCGCCCGCACCTTGCTCGCAAACGCGGCAGGCCAGCGGGATGAACGAGATCCGGTCGCGTACTACTGCGAGTGCCTCGCGTCACTGCTGTTGCGGCACAAAGAGCAGGTCCTGCCCGCCCTCCCCGAGGAGACTCGTTCCGAGCTGCGCGATCTGGCTCGGAAGCTGATTGTCGTCACCGCTCCCAACAGTTCCCTCCGAGCCGCAGTGCTGCTCCAGCTCATCGGCCAGCCGGAGGATGCAGCCCTCATCGAGGCACACCGTCCGGCGGAGCCGACTCTGGCCAAGGTTTTCGATGATGCCGTACGAGCGCTGCGCCACCCTCGGAAGGAATGA
- a CDS encoding Y-family DNA polymerase produces MRLGYLHFPRFPVQRKVIELPELSGKPFVLVEEVRGQQRVACASTSALKAGVKAGMTLTAANALEPSLKHFPYRPEEERRALVGIGEMLMGLAPGFQVSEPDGLWFDAGAANLTNGEEGLCAKVLAQCSEHGWRGRVVVASEKFTARTLARHGAKRMDVVAEGEGARALAPLPLGALEGPEQTAFAALGLTTLGEVAALPVGAVTARGGAAGMRAHTRCRGGDETPFIAEVLEEVLEERLTLEWPAESLEPLQFALKTVLDRLCGRLGGRRRAAVRLNLTLKLDPSGQAVVPLTLARPTAQSKMLLDLTRHRLSDVRLEGPVAGLILRVEEDCEDRGQQLSLGDAPEGDAALEVVLSRLATALGEDSLFMASLEDTHRPEDAYGTQTFRPPPMRRGLEGELLQSVEEAEPVPEVLRERPSRVLTKPTTIDVEMTAAGELLAARLGGRRRRVMALVGPERLSGDWWDARPYSRDYYRVHFEGLGPAWVFRDARDGRFYLQGLFD; encoded by the coding sequence ATGAGGCTGGGGTATCTGCACTTTCCGCGCTTTCCGGTGCAGCGCAAGGTGATCGAGCTGCCGGAGCTTTCGGGCAAGCCGTTCGTGCTGGTGGAGGAGGTGCGAGGGCAGCAGCGGGTGGCGTGCGCGTCCACGAGCGCGCTGAAGGCGGGGGTGAAGGCGGGGATGACGCTGACGGCGGCGAACGCGCTGGAGCCGTCGCTGAAACACTTCCCCTACCGGCCCGAGGAGGAGAGGCGGGCGCTGGTGGGCATTGGCGAAATGCTGATGGGGCTGGCGCCGGGCTTCCAGGTGTCGGAGCCGGACGGGCTGTGGTTCGACGCGGGGGCGGCGAACCTGACGAACGGGGAGGAGGGGCTGTGCGCGAAGGTACTGGCGCAGTGCTCGGAGCACGGGTGGAGGGGGAGGGTGGTGGTGGCCTCGGAGAAGTTCACGGCGAGGACGCTGGCGAGGCACGGGGCGAAGCGGATGGACGTGGTGGCGGAAGGGGAGGGAGCGCGGGCGCTGGCCCCGCTGCCGCTGGGAGCGCTGGAGGGACCGGAGCAGACGGCATTCGCGGCGCTCGGGCTGACGACGTTGGGGGAGGTGGCGGCGTTGCCGGTGGGAGCGGTGACGGCGCGAGGAGGCGCGGCGGGCATGAGGGCGCACACGCGATGCCGGGGCGGGGATGAGACGCCGTTCATCGCGGAGGTGCTGGAGGAAGTGCTGGAGGAGCGGCTGACGCTGGAGTGGCCGGCCGAGTCGCTGGAGCCGCTGCAGTTCGCGCTCAAGACGGTGCTGGATCGGCTGTGCGGGCGGTTGGGGGGCCGGAGGCGGGCGGCGGTGCGGCTGAACCTCACGTTGAAGCTGGACCCCTCGGGGCAGGCGGTGGTGCCGCTCACACTGGCGAGGCCGACGGCGCAGTCGAAGATGCTGTTGGATCTGACGAGACACCGGCTGTCGGACGTGAGGCTCGAGGGCCCGGTGGCGGGGCTGATCCTCCGGGTGGAGGAGGACTGCGAGGACCGGGGCCAGCAACTGTCACTGGGGGACGCGCCCGAGGGTGACGCGGCACTGGAGGTGGTGCTCTCTCGTCTGGCGACGGCGCTGGGCGAGGACTCGCTCTTCATGGCGTCGCTGGAGGACACGCACCGGCCCGAAGACGCGTATGGGACCCAGACGTTCCGGCCGCCGCCCATGCGGCGAGGCCTGGAGGGCGAGCTGCTCCAGTCGGTGGAGGAAGCGGAGCCGGTGCCGGAGGTGCTGCGGGAGCGGCCCTCGCGGGTGCTGACGAAGCCAACGACGATCGACGTGGAGATGACGGCGGCGGGGGAGCTGCTGGCGGCGAGGCTCGGAGGACGGAGACGCCGGGTGATGGCGCTGGTGGGACCGGAGAGGCTGAGCGGGGACTGGTGGGACGCGAGGCCGTACAGCCGGGACTACTACCGTGTGCACTTCGAGGGGCTGGGCCCGGCGTGGGTGTTCAGGGACGCGAGGGACGGCCGCTTCTATCTACAGGGCCTGTTCGACTGA
- a CDS encoding ImuA family protein, with protein MSATAEKVSVTVEALREQIRRLQAAPRQYLATLRTGVEAFDGLLPGGGLPLGQVVELWGEAASGRTSLALRAVASAHREGRLCAYVDGPGELYPPAAVAAGVDPTRLLIVRPKTVEQLAWSAVQLVRSGAFACVVLDLTRGPAGRGEGGVRLSPAEGKRLMDAAVRGGSLLVLLTAPEAPGDGMMRLRTESRGDAGLSVEVVRSRQGGIGARTLVPWKALYPELRDDESPWGAELLSAEDVTVPELPREETPREGHRGIMGQRPGRDVPMPSLRSSLEAGSAMH; from the coding sequence ATGAGTGCGACGGCCGAGAAGGTGTCGGTGACGGTGGAGGCCCTGAGGGAGCAGATCCGCCGGTTGCAGGCGGCGCCGAGACAGTACCTGGCGACGCTGCGGACGGGGGTGGAGGCCTTCGACGGGCTGCTACCTGGGGGAGGGCTGCCGTTGGGGCAGGTGGTGGAGCTATGGGGGGAGGCGGCGTCGGGGAGGACGAGCCTGGCGCTGAGGGCTGTGGCATCGGCGCACCGGGAAGGGCGCCTATGCGCGTACGTGGATGGCCCGGGGGAGCTCTACCCGCCGGCGGCGGTGGCGGCGGGGGTGGATCCCACCCGGCTGCTGATCGTGCGGCCGAAGACGGTGGAACAACTGGCGTGGTCGGCGGTGCAGCTGGTGAGGAGCGGGGCGTTCGCGTGCGTGGTGCTGGATCTGACGCGGGGCCCGGCGGGGAGGGGCGAGGGAGGAGTGCGGCTGTCGCCAGCGGAGGGCAAGCGGCTGATGGACGCGGCGGTGCGAGGGGGGAGCCTGCTGGTGCTGCTGACGGCGCCGGAGGCGCCCGGGGACGGGATGATGAGGCTGCGGACGGAGTCACGAGGTGACGCGGGCCTGTCGGTGGAGGTGGTGCGGAGCCGGCAGGGGGGAATCGGGGCGAGGACGCTGGTGCCGTGGAAGGCGCTCTATCCGGAGCTGAGGGACGACGAGTCCCCGTGGGGAGCGGAGCTGCTGTCGGCGGAGGACGTGACGGTGCCGGAGCTCCCGAGGGAGGAGACGCCGCGCGAGGGCCACCGGGGAATCATGGGGCAGCGGCCGGGACGTGACGTGCCGATGCCGTCGCTGCGGTCGAGCCTGGAAGCGGGCTCGGCGATGCACTGA
- a CDS encoding vWA domain-containing protein, protein MAVALWGAACTSPVDEPGSTLPGRCQAEAPVVSAQKTDILFVIDNSGSMAEEQAAIATELPAFLDELRKGNGVEQDFRVGVITTSVYQRTFFANREQNTFYPDQSGRLQPVPDDQGRPTAERFIEQNDPELLAKFRRLIRQGTRGSGQESPLEAVRLAVTPPLSTLAIGEGGNAGFLRDEARLLVVVVSDEEDCSSTERPPPVMLTEDTSRDLCSEQADRLTPVAEYARIFRNLEDGKGATREVLWATIGPVALTDKRAELVLDRTAQGTFVRNVDCPTSYGPGYRQREMASLFDTGLKNLDSICRASFRETLVSIATLARTSQSIEVVNLPDGRLAQVQVTRENGEIQTCSVAGGDLTYTPSEEGRAARLYFQSSCPRTPTDQKLEVKLLCAN, encoded by the coding sequence ATGGCCGTCGCCCTGTGGGGAGCGGCATGCACCTCTCCGGTGGACGAGCCCGGTTCCACGTTGCCGGGCCGGTGCCAGGCGGAGGCCCCCGTGGTTTCGGCCCAGAAGACGGACATCCTCTTCGTCATCGACAACTCGGGGTCCATGGCCGAGGAGCAGGCGGCCATCGCGACCGAGCTACCGGCCTTCCTGGACGAGCTGAGGAAGGGCAACGGGGTGGAGCAGGACTTCCGGGTCGGGGTCATCACCACGTCGGTGTACCAACGTACCTTCTTCGCCAACCGCGAGCAGAACACGTTTTATCCCGACCAATCTGGCCGGTTGCAGCCCGTGCCGGACGATCAGGGCCGGCCGACCGCCGAGCGGTTCATCGAGCAGAACGACCCTGAGCTGCTGGCGAAGTTCCGCCGGCTGATCCGGCAGGGGACGCGAGGGAGCGGCCAGGAGTCTCCCCTGGAAGCGGTGAGGCTGGCGGTGACGCCGCCGCTGAGCACGCTGGCGATCGGGGAGGGGGGCAACGCGGGCTTCCTGAGGGACGAGGCCCGGCTGCTGGTGGTGGTGGTCTCGGACGAGGAGGACTGCAGCTCGACGGAGCGCCCGCCGCCGGTGATGTTGACGGAGGACACGTCGAGGGACCTGTGCAGCGAGCAGGCGGATCGGCTGACGCCGGTGGCGGAGTACGCCCGGATCTTCCGGAACCTGGAGGACGGGAAGGGCGCTACGCGTGAGGTGCTCTGGGCGACGATTGGCCCGGTGGCGCTGACGGACAAGAGGGCGGAGCTGGTGCTGGACAGGACGGCGCAGGGGACGTTCGTGAGGAACGTGGATTGCCCGACGTCGTATGGACCTGGGTACCGGCAGAGGGAGATGGCGTCGCTGTTCGACACGGGGCTGAAGAACCTGGATTCCATCTGCCGTGCGAGCTTCCGGGAGACGCTGGTGTCGATCGCGACGCTGGCGAGGACGTCGCAGAGCATCGAGGTCGTAAACCTGCCGGACGGGAGACTGGCGCAGGTGCAGGTGACGAGGGAGAACGGGGAGATCCAGACGTGTAGCGTGGCGGGGGGAGACCTGACCTACACGCCGTCGGAGGAGGGGCGGGCAGCGCGCCTGTACTTCCAATCCTCGTGCCCGAGAACACCGACGGACCAGAAGCTGGAGGTCAAACTCCTCTGCGCGAACTAA
- the lon gene encoding endopeptidase La, with translation MSDEKKKGSAATAMPAAMAPPGMINKEDIPQVLPILPLRNSVFFPGGVLPLAVGRQKTIALIKDAVRDDQVIGVVTQRRAEEEDPGASDLYTMGTVARIVKLLKMGEDNYSLVVQGLARFRVLDLVQEAPYLKARVDAVEDKTSAENVEVEALGINLKKLAREVIELMPELPAAATELVESITHPGHLADLIAANVDVPIEEKQAVLETVDLKARMKLVLELLNRKREILKLSNKIDSAVKGEMSKTQREYYLRQQLKAIKEELGEMGEEEEELDELQERLKKAGLPPDVEKVANKELNRLKTIPAASSEYTVARTYLDWIADLPWAKLSEDNLDIENARQTLDKDHYGIKKVKKRILEYLAVRKLKNDMRGPILCLVGPPGVGKTSLGQSIAKAVGRKFVRLSLGGVRDEAEIRGHRRTYVGALPGRFIQSMKKAGTKNPVMMLDEIDKLGADFRGDPSAALLEVLDPEQNNTFSDHYLDVPFDLSKVLFIATANQLDPIPGPLRDRMEIIELSGYTFEEKQSIARIHLVPKQLKEHGLSPDHITITDEALLTLTVSYTREAGVRNLERRIADICRAVAVEVAGGKTDKQNIDGNRVKEILGPETFYSEVAERTEVPGVATGLAWTAAGGDLLFIEATKMAGKGGMTLTGQLGDVMKESATAALSYLRSKAEALGINPNFLEKTDLHLHFPAGSIPKDGPSAGVTILTALTSLLTGIRVRGDTAMTGEATLRGLVLPVGGIKEKVLAAHRAGIKRVILPERCRKDLQDVPDQAKNDIEFIFATRMDEVLDAAMETSPFKTPVVPPEGGEKSVPPQTEPAPEVRA, from the coding sequence ATGTCCGACGAGAAGAAGAAGGGTTCCGCCGCAACTGCAATGCCGGCGGCCATGGCCCCCCCGGGGATGATCAACAAGGAGGACATCCCCCAGGTCCTCCCCATTCTCCCCCTGCGCAATTCCGTTTTCTTTCCGGGCGGCGTCCTTCCGCTCGCGGTGGGGCGGCAGAAGACGATCGCCCTCATCAAGGACGCGGTGCGTGACGACCAGGTCATCGGCGTCGTCACCCAGCGCCGCGCCGAGGAGGAGGACCCCGGTGCCTCCGACCTGTACACCATGGGCACCGTCGCCCGGATCGTGAAGCTCCTGAAGATGGGCGAGGACAACTACTCGCTCGTCGTCCAGGGTCTGGCCCGCTTCCGCGTGCTCGACCTGGTCCAGGAGGCCCCCTACCTCAAGGCCCGCGTGGACGCCGTGGAGGACAAGACCTCCGCGGAGAACGTCGAGGTCGAGGCCCTGGGCATCAACCTCAAGAAGCTGGCGCGCGAGGTCATCGAGCTGATGCCCGAGCTGCCCGCCGCCGCCACCGAGCTGGTCGAGTCCATCACCCACCCGGGTCACCTGGCCGACCTCATCGCCGCCAACGTCGACGTGCCCATCGAGGAGAAGCAGGCCGTCCTCGAGACCGTGGACCTCAAGGCGCGCATGAAGCTCGTGCTCGAGCTGCTCAACCGCAAGCGCGAGATCCTCAAGCTCTCCAACAAGATCGACTCCGCCGTGAAGGGCGAGATGTCGAAGACCCAGCGCGAGTACTACCTGCGCCAGCAGCTCAAGGCGATCAAGGAAGAGCTCGGCGAGATGGGCGAGGAGGAGGAGGAGCTCGACGAGCTGCAGGAGCGCCTGAAGAAGGCCGGCCTGCCTCCCGACGTGGAGAAGGTCGCCAACAAGGAGCTCAACCGCCTCAAGACGATTCCGGCGGCCTCCAGCGAGTACACCGTCGCGCGCACCTACCTCGATTGGATCGCCGACCTGCCCTGGGCCAAGCTCAGCGAGGACAACCTCGACATCGAGAACGCCCGGCAGACGCTGGACAAGGACCACTACGGCATCAAGAAGGTCAAGAAGCGCATCCTCGAGTACCTGGCGGTGCGCAAGCTCAAGAACGACATGCGCGGGCCCATCCTCTGCCTGGTGGGGCCTCCGGGTGTCGGTAAGACCTCGCTCGGTCAGAGCATCGCCAAGGCCGTGGGCCGCAAGTTCGTGCGCCTGTCCCTCGGTGGTGTCCGTGACGAGGCGGAGATCCGTGGCCACCGGCGTACCTACGTCGGCGCGCTCCCGGGCCGGTTCATCCAGAGCATGAAGAAGGCCGGGACCAAGAACCCGGTCATGATGCTCGATGAGATCGACAAGCTCGGCGCGGACTTCCGCGGCGACCCGAGCGCCGCCCTGCTCGAGGTGCTGGACCCCGAGCAGAACAACACCTTCAGCGACCACTACCTGGACGTGCCGTTCGATCTGTCCAAGGTGCTCTTCATCGCCACGGCCAACCAGCTGGATCCCATCCCTGGCCCGCTCCGTGACCGCATGGAGATCATCGAGCTGTCGGGCTACACCTTCGAGGAGAAGCAGAGCATCGCCCGCATCCACCTGGTGCCCAAGCAGCTCAAGGAGCACGGGTTGAGCCCGGACCACATCACCATCACCGACGAGGCGCTGCTGACGCTGACCGTCTCGTACACGCGTGAGGCCGGTGTGCGTAACCTGGAGCGCCGCATCGCGGACATCTGCCGCGCGGTGGCGGTCGAGGTGGCCGGCGGGAAGACCGACAAGCAGAACATCGACGGAAACCGGGTCAAGGAGATCCTCGGGCCCGAGACGTTCTACTCCGAGGTCGCCGAGCGCACGGAGGTTCCGGGCGTGGCCACGGGTCTGGCCTGGACCGCGGCCGGTGGTGATCTGCTCTTCATCGAGGCCACCAAGATGGCGGGCAAGGGCGGCATGACGCTCACCGGCCAGCTCGGCGACGTGATGAAGGAGAGCGCCACGGCGGCCCTGAGCTACCTGCGCAGCAAGGCGGAGGCGCTGGGCATCAATCCGAACTTCCTCGAGAAGACGGACCTGCACCTGCACTTCCCCGCGGGCTCCATCCCCAAGGATGGTCCCTCGGCCGGCGTGACGATCCTCACGGCCCTCACCAGCCTGCTCACCGGCATCCGCGTGCGCGGCGATACGGCGATGACCGGCGAGGCCACCCTGCGTGGCCTGGTGCTGCCCGTGGGCGGCATCAAGGAGAAGGTGCTGGCGGCTCACCGCGCGGGCATCAAGCGCGTCATCCTGCCCGAGCGCTGCCGCAAGGACCTGCAGGACGTGCCGGACCAGGCGAAGAACGACATCGAGTTCATCTTCGCCACCCGCATGGACGAGGTGCTCGACGCGGCGATGGAGACCTCGCCGTTCAAGACCCCGGTGGTTCCGCCGGAGGGTGGGGAGAAGAGCGTTCCTCCCCAGACCGAGCCCGCCCCCGAGGTCCGCGCCTAG
- a CDS encoding N-acetylmuramoyl-L-alanine amidase family protein, with product MSKVPAWPLLLALGLSSAGCGEQARAASIPPEPLPAPAAVSSPVTPTVASPPSWPAADAPLTVARVAFPPAFGRKRIYLDAGHGAPGNEGNSSVTCEPEESFTLRVAQDLARRLEATGHFKVKLSRKPGQRPRYPHRLAEAERWRADLFVSLHSDARGEASWWMGAPEQWCLRNDAAPGYSVLYADDTSEPLLSQRLTLARALARRMGEAGFFPYGGEDYVGLYDSDPVQPGTFVSRHQPGQRIFVLRKPRMPSVIIETHHALDLQEVARWNEERTLEAFAAAVAQGLVDSLAPPASPPRPQVSSRAVLPAPRRSVP from the coding sequence ATGTCGAAAGTCCCCGCGTGGCCGCTGCTGCTCGCCCTGGGCCTGTCCTCCGCTGGCTGCGGGGAGCAGGCCCGGGCCGCGTCCATCCCGCCCGAGCCCCTCCCCGCCCCCGCTGCCGTGTCCTCCCCCGTCACGCCCACCGTGGCGTCTCCGCCCTCGTGGCCCGCCGCGGACGCCCCGCTCACGGTGGCGCGGGTGGCGTTCCCCCCAGCCTTCGGACGCAAACGCATCTACCTGGACGCCGGGCACGGCGCGCCGGGGAACGAGGGGAACTCGTCCGTCACCTGCGAGCCCGAGGAGTCCTTCACGCTCCGGGTCGCGCAGGATCTGGCCCGGCGGCTCGAGGCCACCGGGCATTTCAAGGTGAAGCTCAGCCGGAAACCGGGACAGCGGCCCCGCTACCCGCACAGGCTCGCGGAGGCCGAGCGCTGGCGGGCGGACCTCTTCGTCAGCCTGCACTCGGATGCCCGGGGCGAGGCGAGCTGGTGGATGGGTGCTCCAGAACAGTGGTGCCTGCGGAACGACGCGGCGCCGGGGTACAGCGTGCTGTACGCGGACGATACCTCCGAGCCCCTGCTGTCCCAGCGGCTCACCCTCGCCCGGGCCCTCGCCCGGCGCATGGGGGAGGCCGGGTTCTTCCCCTACGGCGGAGAGGACTATGTCGGCCTGTACGATTCCGATCCCGTGCAGCCGGGAACCTTCGTGAGCCGGCACCAGCCGGGACAGCGCATCTTCGTGCTGCGCAAGCCACGCATGCCCTCGGTCATCATCGAGACGCACCACGCCCTGGACCTCCAGGAGGTGGCCCGCTGGAACGAGGAGCGCACGCTGGAGGCCTTCGCCGCGGCCGTGGCGCAGGGGCTGGTGGACTCGCTGGCGCCTCCCGCGAGTCCACCCAGGCCCCAGGTCTCAAGCCGTGCCGTTCTCCCCGCTCCCCGACGCTCCGTCCCCTGA